AATCAGTGATCGGCTTGCCCTGGAATTGGCGATCGATTATCTCTGGAATACGCAGTCTACCAGGAGTGGGCCAACATAGTGGTCCTCAACGAGTTCAAGGCAAAGGTCGAGAGAAAGTACCACTGCTGTTATATCGGGAGAAAACACAGTAAGTCGTATCTCTCTTCCCACGACCAGATCATGGAGAAATGGGGGAGCCTGATTGTCAAAAAAGGCGAAATGCCGGGCATCTTTGCCCAGGTGATGAATGACTATTACTACATGATAAGGGCAGATAACCTGGACACGGTCCGCGAGGTGATCGATTATGTGCACCGGCTCGCATAAAGAATATTTTACTTCAGTGAAGAGATGAATAGAGCCATGGCGTTGTTTCCTTCCGGTGTCTCCTTGAAGACTCCGGAGCATTCAATCACCTGGACGAATTTATCAGCCACTTCCTGCATGATTATCTCCTTGACGTCGCTTGAGTGAAAAGTATCATATTTATCATATAAAGCAGCCAGCCATTGCTCATGCTTTCCCATCGATTGATCTGATGACAGCTTCGAAAGAGCTGATTTCTTATCATTGAGCAGCAAGAGCTTCTCCAATTCCGCCAGTTCGCCTGCAAGCCTGCCAGGGAGAATAGCCAGCCCCATCGCCTCAATCAATCCGATATTTTCCATTTTTATGTGATGCAGATGGCGGTGAGGATGAAAAATGCCTTCAGGATGCTGATCAGTGGTACGATTATTGCGTAATAACAGGTATACGCAGTATTTATCTTTGTCAAGTTTACGCATAATCGGTGTTATGCCATTATGACGATTCCCTTGAGCATCATGGGAAATTATATCTAATTCGTGATTATTATAGCCATACCACTTTGCCATAACGATGGTGATCAAAAGAGTCAAATCCTGCCGGGAGCCGATGAGCCGCAGAGTGGTCACAGGCCACGATAAATGATTCACTTCCCCATGGGCAAAACTGTCGATTTTATAGGTATTTTTTATTTTTGCCTTTTCAATCGGAAAGATATGATTGCCTGCCTGATAATGATCATGGCACAGTATTGAGCCGCCGACAATTGGAATATCACTGTTTGAGCCAATAATATAGTGAGGCACTGAATCAACAAAATCAAAGAGATTGGCGAAAGTGTTTTGATTTATTGCCATGTCGCAATGTACAGGATCTATGACTATCGAGTGTTCAGGATAATAGGAATAGGGTGAATACTGAAAAAACCAGGGTTTATTGTTTAACTGAATTTCCAGCAGGCGATGATTATGGCGGGAGGCCTGGGAGCTGCTTCCCGCATATCCTTCGTTTTCAATGCAGAGCGGGCATTTTGGATATTCGATGTTTTCGGGCTTGATCAGATTGGCCCGGGCAATGTCAAGCGGGTCTTTTTCCGGCTTTGAGAGATTAATTGTTATCTCCACGTGGCCGAAGGGTGTACGGCTCTGCCAGGATTGATCTTTAGCAATATCTGCCGTTCTGATGTAATTGGTATCCTTACTGAACTGATAATACCAGTCTATTGCAGCCTTGATTCCTTTATTCTGCTGCAATTGCCTGAATATATTCTCAACCGTGCCAGGGAGCGGCAGCAATAAATCAATTAAATGAGTT
This genomic interval from Candidatus Eremiobacterota bacterium contains the following:
- a CDS encoding galactose-1-phosphate uridylyltransferase; translated protein: MKHQASAANLYELIELFLARSLELKLTTHRDIIYLRNKLYLTLGLSAPRQFPSIAPDSLAAQSLATIAENIYLSLDGARSARLGENQEQAETHLIDLLLPLPGTVENIFRQLQQNKGIKAAIDWYYQFSKDTNYIRTADIAKDQSWQSRTPFGHVEITINLSKPEKDPLDIARANLIKPENIEYPKCPLCIENEGYAGSSSQASRHNHRLLEIQLNNKPWFFQYSPYSYYPEHSIVIDPVHCDMAINQNTFANLFDFVDSVPHYIIGSNSDIPIVGGSILCHDHYQAGNHIFPIEKAKIKNTYKIDSFAHGEVNHLSWPVTTLRLIGSRQDLTLLITIVMAKWYGYNNHELDIISHDAQGNRHNGITPIMRKLDKDKYCVYLLLRNNRTTDQHPEGIFHPHRHLHHIKMENIGLIEAMGLAILPGRLAGELAELEKLLLLNDKKSALSKLSSDQSMGKHEQWLAALYDKYDTFHSSDVKEIIMQEVADKFVQVIECSGVFKETPEGNNAMALFISSLK